A window of the Trichoderma asperellum chromosome 4, complete sequence genome harbors these coding sequences:
- a CDS encoding uncharacterized protein (antiSMASH:Cluster_4.4~EggNog:ENOG41~SECRETED:SignalP(1-16)), with translation MKVFAILTLLYSTAAATGINCNGNANCVGTPECRLSDLILQVSQQDPSTSYSPGQHIACCGIPGGNICAFTQGISNSITAGEALGMLQGLSAHGCGQCGSIPFKDNNVAEGELTVNWTDN, from the coding sequence ATGAAAGTCTTCGCCATCCTAACTCTCTTGTACTCcaccgcagcagccaccGGCATCAATTGTAATGGAAACGCCAACTGCGTCGGCACACCAGAATGTAGACTCTCCGATCTCATCTTGCAAGTCAGCCAGCAAGATCCTAGCACATCATACAGCCCAGGTCAGCACATTGCCTGTTGCGGCATACCTGGCGGCAATATCTGTGCGTTCACTCAGGGCATTAGCAATTCGATTACAGCTGGGGAAGCCTTGGGTATGCTACAGGGACTATCCGCTCACGGCTGTGGCCAGTGCGGCAGTATTCCCTTCAAGGACAACAATGTCGCCGAAGGAGAATTGACGGTCAACTGGACTGATAACTAG